AAGTAATGTAGTGGGTTATGCAGGACCTTGTGTCGGTGAATTTGCATATGGACTTTTACTTGAAGCAATTAGAAAATTGTATGTAGCAATTGTAAGATTAAAATGGGGATGTCGTGAGTATGAAGACCTAAAAGGAATAGAAATTGAAGGTAAAACTATTGGTATTTTAGGTCTTGGGACAATAGGTACTCAAATGGCAAAAATTGCAAAAGGTTTTAATGCTAAAACAATAGGCCTTAATAGAAGCTATAAAAAAGAGTTTGATGATTTAGTAGATGAATTTACTCAAAATTTAGATTATGTTTTAGAAAACAGTGACTTTTTATTTATTGCCTTGCCTTTAACTCCTTCAACTAAAAATTTAATAAATAAAGAAAATATAAAAAAATTTAAAGGAAAAGTTATTGTAAACCCTGCAAGAGCTGAGATAATAGAAGAAGATGTATATAGAAAATTTGATGGAATAATTGCAGCTGATGTATTACCTAACTGGGATTTAGCAAAAAAAGAAAATATTATTGCTACTCCTCATATGGCTTATTATACTGAGGAAGCTTTAAAAAGAATAATGCAAATATCACTTGAAAATTTACTTGATTTTTTAGATGGAAAAACTCCGAGAAATTGTTTGAGAGTATATTTAGAAAAGGAACATAAGTGAGAAAAATTATTTTTTTATTTCTTTTTGTTTTTTTATTTTCATGTGAGAGTAATTGTATAAATTGTCATCCTAAACTAAAAATTCTTGAAGAGAATAAATCTAATCCATTGTATAAAGAGCACTATTTTTTAAAAGATTGTACTAAATGTCATGCAAATCATAACACAAAAGTAGATAGTGGATGTGGGGCTGATTGTTTTGAATGTCATAGTAGAAAAAAATTAATTAATACTCCAATCCCAGACCATCAAAAATTAAAAAATTGTACAAAATGTCATAAAAGTGCAGTAACTGATATTATTCCAATGCAAAATAATAATTTAAATTTTAATTTAAAATAGGTTAACTTTTATTTAATTTATATTAGTTATAATTTCCTTGCTTAAAAAGCTTTTTCATTTTTTCTCCTTTTTTATTTTTCTCCTTTTTTATTATAATTTTCAAAAAGGTTTTGTTTGAGATATAAATATATTATAAATGGAATAGTCCAAGGTGTTGGATTTAGGCCTACTGTTTATAAAATAGCTACATCTCTTAATTTAAAAGGGTATGTGTTAAATTCAAGCGATGGAGTAATTATTGAAATAGAGGGTAAAAACAGAGATAAATTTTTAAATGAATTAAAAAATAACTTGCCACCTCTTGCTAAAATCGAGAAAATTGAATGTTTTAAACTTCCTCTTAAAAATTATAAAGATTTTGAAATTAAATATTCTATAAATACTACCAAAACTACTTCAATTTCTCCTGATATAAGTGTTTGTGAAGATTGTCTAAAAGAGATGAGAGATAAAAATAACAGAAGATATTTATATCCTTTTATTAATTGTACTAATTGTGGTCCAAGATATACAATAATAGAAAATATTCCTTATGATAGAGTAAATACATCTATGAAAAAATTTAAAATGTGTGAAAATTGTAAAAAAGAGTATGAAAATCCAATTGAGAGGAGATTTCACGCAGAGCCTATTAGTTGTTATGAGTGTGGACCAAAATTAAGTGTAAAATTTAAAATTGAAAATGGAAAATGGGCTGTTAAGGATTTTAATAGGGAAATTAAAAAAATTGAATTTATTGCAAATAAGATAAAAGAAGGAAAAATTGTAGCTATAAAAGGACTTGGAGGATTTCATTTAGTTTGTGATGCTACAAATGAAAAGAGTGTATATGAACTTAGAAAAAGAAAAAATAGACCTCTAAAACCTTTTGCTATGATGTTTAGAGATATTGAAATGATTAAAAAATATGCAGATATATCTAATAAAGAAAAAGAGTTAATTTTAAGTAAAGAAAGACCAATTGTAATTGTTAAAAAGAAAAAAGAGTTAAAAGGTATTGCAGATAAAATAGATAGATATGGAGTATTTTTACCTTATACTCCAATTCATTATCTTTTATTTGATTTTTTGGATTTTCCAATTGTAGCTACAAGTGCAAATATAAGTGATGAGCCAA
This Caminibacter mediatlanticus TB-2 DNA region includes the following protein-coding sequences:
- a CDS encoding 2-hydroxyacid dehydrogenase gives rise to the protein MKIAFFDIKPYEREFFEKSLKDKNVELFFFEKTVKEVLEKPMNFDVISVFYTSKIDKDVLNKLPNLKYIQTRSTGVDHLDLVEIYKRGIIASNVVGYAGPCVGEFAYGLLLEAIRKLYVAIVRLKWGCREYEDLKGIEIEGKTIGILGLGTIGTQMAKIAKGFNAKTIGLNRSYKKEFDDLVDEFTQNLDYVLENSDFLFIALPLTPSTKNLINKENIKKFKGKVIVNPARAEIIEEDVYRKFDGIIAADVLPNWDLAKKENIIATPHMAYYTEEALKRIMQISLENLLDFLDGKTPRNCLRVYLEKEHK